In a single window of the Dreissena polymorpha isolate Duluth1 chromosome 3, UMN_Dpol_1.0, whole genome shotgun sequence genome:
- the LOC127872641 gene encoding prostatic spermine-binding protein-like — translation MVFKRSHADELDLKSIFGLSDPRAVTDDRDYDGDEEYTDDDVDEDDRDDDDGDVDDRDFDGDDDDIDDTDENVDEDDRDVDGDDNDRSNDWYDDDRDDNGDEDDRDDDVDEDLNDDYDDDDLDDDDLEDGRDEDDDEDYSDENGNKDDRSNDGNEDYKDGDDDD, via the exons ATGGTCTTTAAACGATCACACGCTGATGAGCTGGATCTGAAGTCTATATTCGGGCTGAGCGACCCACGGGCCGTTACTG atgatagagattACGACGGTGATGAAGAATATACAGATGacgatgttgatgaagatgatagagatgacgatgatggtgatgtAGATGATAGAgattttgatggtgatgatgatgatatag atgatacaGATGAGAATGttgatgaagatgatagagatgtcgatggtgatgataatgatagaAGTAACGATTGGTATGACGATGATAGAGATGAcaatggtgatgaagatgatagagatgacGATGTTGATGAGGATcttaatgatgattatgatgacgatgatttAGATGACGATGATTTAGAAGATGGTagggatgaggatgatgatgaggattatAGCGATGAAAACGGTAATAAAGATGACAGAAGTAACGATGGTAATGAAGATTATAAAGATGGTGATGACGATGATTGA
- the LOC127871669 gene encoding uncharacterized protein LOC127871669 — MSRIIKLLVFLLLCQWIHRGSSSTMAKAISSEFQWRHRRADTPIKCNSWSSLVNQNHPIGNGDSDEEQITQQELDRSCPSSVGRVTGFQCMDDRNEPFANKINQTSNGGLFVFTCNDVHQGLKCWVTDKVNGKCPDFSVQFYCNCSQTGDPTMRSIIPSTTITLSTATDEFRTTYLSTTETQSITILPSTTSSHSTTTHVTEHRPSSKKTTLPMQQPLYNLTKTEMPSVHNNTNLSHWAYYLTSQFTSKKLFTKNHQSSKTNDTQSGVHQNHISNAGDMQPLDASQHATAKDEDSSTWMRFRWSWLVILFCLMILLSIVNVLLTICLYKRAMHRRTSPLMNTQPPIVLDN; from the exons ATGTCACGTATCATAAAATTACTTG TGTTCCTACTGTTATGTCAATGGATCCACCGTGG TTCAAGCTCTACCATGGCTAAAGCAATTTCATCCGAGTTCCAATGGCGCCACCGTCGTGCAGATACACCAATAAAGTGCAACTCTTGGTCTTCATTGGTAAACCAGAACCATCCAATTGGTAACGGCGATTCTGACGAGGAGCAGATAACTCAACAAGAACTGGATAGATCTTGTCCATCTTCAGTCGGCAGAGTTACAGGATTCCAGTGCATGGATGACAGGAACGAACCGTTTGCTAATAAGATAAATCAGACTTCGAATGGGGGACTGTTTGTATTCACGTGCAATGATGTTCATCAAGGTTTAAAATGCTGGGTTACTGATAAGGTTAACGGCAAATGTCCAGATTTCAGCGTTCAGTTCTACTGCAATTGTTCCCAAACAGGAGATCCAACCATGAGGAGTATTATACCCTCCACTACAATTACATTATCCACTGCAACTGATGAGTTTCGTACAACTTATCTATCTACTACAGAAACGCAATCAATTACAATTCTACCTTCAACTACATCATCACATTCAACTACTACCCATGTCACTGAACATCGACCTTCGTCTAAGAAAACAACGCTTCCAATGCAACAGCCGCTATATAATTTGACAAAAACAGAAATGCCATCTGttcataataatactaatttatcaCATTGGGCGTATTATTTAACTTCTCAGTTCACTTCTAAAAAACTGTTTACGAAAAACCATCAGTCTTCTAAAACAAACGACACTCAATCTGGAGTGCACCAGAATCACATTTCAAATGCGGGCGATATGCAGCCCCTAGATGCCTCACAACATGCGACCGCAAAAG ATGAAGACAGTTCCACCTGGATGAGGTTTCGATGGAGCTGGCTGGTCATACTTTTCTGTCTGATGATTCTGCTGTCGATTGTAAACGTTTTGCTGACTATTTGCCTTTATAAGAGGGCTATGCATAGAAGAACGAGCCCTTTGATGAACACACAGCCACCCATTGTGTTAGACAActga